The window TGAAACCCCAGCAGAGATTGCCTCCACTGCGTCGGCCAAGTCGCCCCCCACACGGGGGCGTGGATTGAAACCTGTCTCGTTACTGGTCTGCCCTCGTAAAGAGGGGGTCGCCCCCCACACGGGGGCGTGGATTGAAACAGCAGAAGAACTGGAACAAGAACTAGATGCCGCAGTCGCCCCCCACACGGGGGCGTGGATTGAAACCGTAAGTACTGCAAAGAGCAATCTGCCGCCCTTCAGTCGCCCCCCACACGGGGGCGTGGATTGAAACAGCCAGGGAGTCAAAGCCAGCGAGATAAGGTTATTGTCGCCCCCCACACGGGGGCGGGGCGGTAAGGGGACAGATCCCAATTAACAACTCAGCCTTCCCCCTCCCTCACTGTTGACAACCATACCCCTCGGCCTTTATCATACAAATTGAATAGAAATGAGAATTCTCCCGCGCAACACGCAATTGCAACATAAGGAGGCAGGATATGGCTGTATCAGAGGCAAGTATTATGGAGCGGCTGGATCAGGAAGACAAGGAAAAGGTATCGTACTTTATTAAACTTTTGCTGAATAAGTCAAAATATCAGGCATTGAAAAAAGAAATTGCCGAAAGGCGAAAAGAGATTAAAACAGGCGAGACATTGTCCCATGAGGAAATTTGGGGCCAGTTGAATGTTTAAAATCTGTTACGCCAAGGGGGTTGTCAAAGATCTAAAAAAGATTTCCCCTGATCAGCTGATGTCCATCAAAGAGGGGATTGAAGACCTGGAGACCTTCCCGAATATTTCTCAGATTAAACCGGCTGAAGAATCATCCTGTTGCGGAATACAGGCTGCGTATCGACAATTACCGGGTCCTGTTTGACGTCAGCTGGGAAGAGCAGAAAATACATGTCTTGAAGATAGAGCACCGACGCAATATTCATTGAGCTACGCTGGGTGGATTCTATTTACCTGCCCCCCTTCCACATTCTCCTGTAATAGCCGGGCAGGTCCGCTTGAGTGTAACGAAAGCAGACGGTTCCTTACTCGGATTGTCTGATTTCGTTGTACTCAATCAAGACCTACGTGCTGGTACCTGTGGAAGTTTTCCACGTCGCCCCCCCCCACGGTGCGTGGATTGAAACAGAACGACCTTCGCCCTCACTGTCCTCCATGACCTTGTCGCCCCCTTCCCAACTCAGGCCGATGGAGAACCTCCACCAGTCAAACGCGCAGCCTCTTGCTTTCCTTTTTCCTCGTCAACGAAGTAAAATAAAATCCCCCCGATAAGAAAGAGCAGGAGGATAGAACCGATTCCCCAGCGCGAGGCAATCCTGCCCACAGACTCAACCTGCTCTGGTGTCGGAGTCGGCGGCATAAGGGTCCGGCGGACAATAAGGCCAACAATAGCCATCAAAGCGGGGCCTAAAATAGCGGCAAATTTTCCGAGCATATTATAGAAGCCATAGTACTCTGCGGGCTTGTCCGCAGGGATGAGGCGGGAATAAAAGGAACGACTCAGGGCCTGGATACCGCCCTGGGCCAAGCCGATGGCCCCAGCCAGGATGTAAAACTCATACTTGGTCTCCATCATCACCCCCCAGATGGTGATCATCATGTATATCCCGATCCCGAGGAAGATGGATTTCCGTACCCCCCAGGACTGGCCAAGCTTACCGAACACGAGCGCTGCCGGAAAACCAATAAACTGGACAATGAGCAGGGAGATAATCAGATCGTTTGAAGCAAAGCCCAGCGACAAGCCATAGTCCACTGCCATCCGCACGATGGTATCCACTCCATCGATATAGAACCAGTAGGCAAGGAGAAAAAGAAAGATCGTCTTCAAATGACGAATCTCCCGGAATGTCCCGGCAAATTGCTGCCCGCCTTCTTTGATCGCCTGCATAATAGAACGGCTTTCCACAAGCTTTTTCTCTTCCTCAACCCAGAAAAGGGTGAACAGGGCAAAGCCACCCCACCACAAAGCAACAGTCAGAAAGGACCAACGCACGGCCGCGCTGGCATCGCTGAGACCAAAGAAATGGGGATATAAGGTCATAAGGACGTTGACGAGGAACAACAGGCCACCGCCCAAATAACCCAGAGAGAAGCCAAGGCTGGAGATGTAATCAATATTATCTTTGTTCGACACACTGGGCAGCAGAGAATCATAGAAGATATTAGCTCCTGAAAAGCCGATAATCCCCATAGAATAAATAAAAACCGCCCAAAGCCATTGCCCCTGTTGAACAAAAAACAAAGAGGCGGTCATCAAAACCCCAAGGTAGGCGAAAAGCAACAAGAGCTTTTTTTTCGCACTCCCCCTGTCCGCGATAGCCCCCAGCAAGGGGGCCATTGCCGCGACAATCAGGCTGGCAATGGCATTAGCAAAACCGAGCTGGGCCGTACTTGTATTGACATCTGCCCCGTAACTCCAGTATTGCTTAAAAAAGATCGGAAAGAAGCCTGCCATAACCGTTGTGGCAAAGGCAGAATTTGCCCAATCATATAAAGCCCATCCCCAGACCTGTTTTCCCAATTTCCTCATCCTTATCTCCTTTTTTATTCAATGGCTCATCAATGGTT is drawn from Candidatus Electrothrix aestuarii and contains these coding sequences:
- a CDS encoding MFS transporter, with the translated sequence MRKLGKQVWGWALYDWANSAFATTVMAGFFPIFFKQYWSYGADVNTSTAQLGFANAIASLIVAAMAPLLGAIADRGSAKKKLLLLFAYLGVLMTASLFFVQQGQWLWAVFIYSMGIIGFSGANIFYDSLLPSVSNKDNIDYISSLGFSLGYLGGGLLFLVNVLMTLYPHFFGLSDASAAVRWSFLTVALWWGGFALFTLFWVEEEKKLVESRSIMQAIKEGGQQFAGTFREIRHLKTIFLFLLAYWFYIDGVDTIVRMAVDYGLSLGFASNDLIISLLIVQFIGFPAALVFGKLGQSWGVRKSIFLGIGIYMMITIWGVMMETKYEFYILAGAIGLAQGGIQALSRSFYSRLIPADKPAEYYGFYNMLGKFAAILGPALMAIVGLIVRRTLMPPTPTPEQVESVGRIASRWGIGSILLLFLIGGILFYFVDEEKGKQEAARLTGGGSPSA